A stretch of Rhinoderma darwinii isolate aRhiDar2 chromosome 4, aRhiDar2.hap1, whole genome shotgun sequence DNA encodes these proteins:
- the LOC142759008 gene encoding zinc finger protein 783-like isoform X2, with protein sequence MSDSADPGSCAMDAADLPHQVSVRALVTFHDVSACFSAEEWGVLEDWQKELYKNVMREIHTALLSMGYTILNPEQLLRVDEIKRASQAREKTKEQKNIVTAGAPVFNPDISLWIREVVEEDIATPQKPGQPVVWESLPGTGNDVIGTGISVTIDASAEPFWLNVQETDHNEVLSGEQHADNGFTRSPAEHCLTEFQPDEITLENGSGDEWDNPSPIRLPRPRKCQSIFRIGQPISECAYDFTDPSSPTQARPFQCSECQQSFTESETLLLHQTVHATWTCDPREEEGEEYIIPPHSRPIIKSFPAPYICGDCGKGFSNSYKLKIHQRIHTGERPYKCLVCEKRFHKSAHLKVHHRTHTGERPYGCQVCSKRFTKSYHLKVHLRTHTGERPYQCPVCHKTFSVNSHLTVHQRTHSGEKPFVCFECGKSFRQKTSLLGHQKSHQRLVERRKLTWKTLWPEK encoded by the exons ATGTCGGACTCGGCTGATCCCGGTTCCTGTGCCATGGACGCTGCCGACCTTCCTCACCAGGTGTCCGTGCGG GCTCTGGTGACGTTCCATGATGTGTCGGCCTGTTTCTCCGCTGAGGAGTGGGGGGTGTTGGAGGACTGGCAGAAGGAACTGTATAAGAACGTGATGCGGGAGATCCACACCGCGCTGCTGTCCATGG GATACACCATCCTGAATCCTGAACAACTGCTGCGAGTAGATGAAATAAAGAGGGCATCGCAGGCCCGAGAGAAGACGAAGGAGCAAAAGAACATCGTTACAGCAG GTGCCCCTGTCTTTAACCCAGATATCTCGCTGTGGATCCGGGAGGTGGTGGAGGAAGACATTGCCACTCCTCAGAAGCCGGGCCAGCCTGTGGTTTGGGAGAGTCTCCCCGGCACAG GCAATGACGTCATAGGAACAGGAATATCAGTCACTATAGATGCGAGTGCGGAGCCGTTCTGGCTAAATGTGCAGGAAACGGATCACAATGAGGTCCTGAGTGGCGAGCAGCATGCAG ATAACGGTTTCACCAGAAGCCCAGCTGAGCACTGTTTGACAGAGTTTCAACCTGACGAAATAACATTGGAAAACGGGTCTGGTGACGAATGGGACAACCCATCACCAATCAGACTCCCACGCCCCAGAAAGTGCCAGTCCATATTTAGAATCGGCCAGCCCATCTCCGAATGTGCCTATGACTTCACAGACCCATCGAGTCCTACACAAGCGCGTCCGTTTCAGTGCTCTGAGTGTCAGCAGAGCTTCACCGAAAGCGAGACTCTTCTCTTACATCAGACAGTCCATGCCACTTGGACATGTGATCCACGagaggaagaaggagaagaaTACATCATTCCACCCCATTCTAGACCGATTATCAAAAGCTTCCCGGCACCATATATTTGCGGTGACTGTGGGAAGGGCTTTTCTAACTCGTACAAACTGAAAATCCACCAGAGAATCCACACGGGGGAGAGGCCATACAAGTGCCTTGTTTGCGAGAAACGCTTTCACAAGAGCGCCCACCTGAAAGTCCATCACAGGACACACACAGGGGAGCGTCCCTACGGGTGTCAGGTGTGTAGCAAGAGGTTTACTAAATCCTACCATCTGAAGGTCCACCTGAGGACACACACTGGAGAAAGACCTTATCAATGCCCCGTGTGCCATAAAACCTTTAGTGTCAACTCACACCTTACTGTCCACCAGAGAACACATAGTGGGGAGAAACCATTTGTTTGCTTCGAATGTGGAAAGAGCTTTCGGCAGAAGACTAGTCTTCTCGGCCACCAGAAGTCCCATCAGAGGTTGGTAGAGCGTAGAAAACTCACTTGGAAGACTTTATGGCCAGAAAAATGA
- the LOC142759008 gene encoding zinc finger protein 783-like isoform X1: MSDSADPGSCAMDAADLPHQVSVRALVTFHDVSACFSAEEWGVLEDWQKELYKNVMREIHTALLSMGYTILNPEQLLRVDEIKRASQAREKTKEQKNIVTAGAPVFNPDISLWIREVVEEDIATPQKPGQPVVWESLPGTEVPVVKPDIFLRIKPDELVFEACPDPELVDGEKVSGNDVIGTGISVTIDASAEPFWLNVQETDHNEVLSGEQHADNGFTRSPAEHCLTEFQPDEITLENGSGDEWDNPSPIRLPRPRKCQSIFRIGQPISECAYDFTDPSSPTQARPFQCSECQQSFTESETLLLHQTVHATWTCDPREEEGEEYIIPPHSRPIIKSFPAPYICGDCGKGFSNSYKLKIHQRIHTGERPYKCLVCEKRFHKSAHLKVHHRTHTGERPYGCQVCSKRFTKSYHLKVHLRTHTGERPYQCPVCHKTFSVNSHLTVHQRTHSGEKPFVCFECGKSFRQKTSLLGHQKSHQRLVERRKLTWKTLWPEK, translated from the exons ATGTCGGACTCGGCTGATCCCGGTTCCTGTGCCATGGACGCTGCCGACCTTCCTCACCAGGTGTCCGTGCGG GCTCTGGTGACGTTCCATGATGTGTCGGCCTGTTTCTCCGCTGAGGAGTGGGGGGTGTTGGAGGACTGGCAGAAGGAACTGTATAAGAACGTGATGCGGGAGATCCACACCGCGCTGCTGTCCATGG GATACACCATCCTGAATCCTGAACAACTGCTGCGAGTAGATGAAATAAAGAGGGCATCGCAGGCCCGAGAGAAGACGAAGGAGCAAAAGAACATCGTTACAGCAG GTGCCCCTGTCTTTAACCCAGATATCTCGCTGTGGATCCGGGAGGTGGTGGAGGAAGACATTGCCACTCCTCAGAAGCCGGGCCAGCCTGTGGTTTGGGAGAGTCTCCCCGGCACAG AGGTTCCCGTTGTAAAGCCGGACATTTTCCTGCGGATAAAACCTGATGAGCTGGTGTTTGAAGCCTGTCCTGACCCCGAACTTGTGGATGGAGAGAAAGTGTCAG GCAATGACGTCATAGGAACAGGAATATCAGTCACTATAGATGCGAGTGCGGAGCCGTTCTGGCTAAATGTGCAGGAAACGGATCACAATGAGGTCCTGAGTGGCGAGCAGCATGCAG ATAACGGTTTCACCAGAAGCCCAGCTGAGCACTGTTTGACAGAGTTTCAACCTGACGAAATAACATTGGAAAACGGGTCTGGTGACGAATGGGACAACCCATCACCAATCAGACTCCCACGCCCCAGAAAGTGCCAGTCCATATTTAGAATCGGCCAGCCCATCTCCGAATGTGCCTATGACTTCACAGACCCATCGAGTCCTACACAAGCGCGTCCGTTTCAGTGCTCTGAGTGTCAGCAGAGCTTCACCGAAAGCGAGACTCTTCTCTTACATCAGACAGTCCATGCCACTTGGACATGTGATCCACGagaggaagaaggagaagaaTACATCATTCCACCCCATTCTAGACCGATTATCAAAAGCTTCCCGGCACCATATATTTGCGGTGACTGTGGGAAGGGCTTTTCTAACTCGTACAAACTGAAAATCCACCAGAGAATCCACACGGGGGAGAGGCCATACAAGTGCCTTGTTTGCGAGAAACGCTTTCACAAGAGCGCCCACCTGAAAGTCCATCACAGGACACACACAGGGGAGCGTCCCTACGGGTGTCAGGTGTGTAGCAAGAGGTTTACTAAATCCTACCATCTGAAGGTCCACCTGAGGACACACACTGGAGAAAGACCTTATCAATGCCCCGTGTGCCATAAAACCTTTAGTGTCAACTCACACCTTACTGTCCACCAGAGAACACATAGTGGGGAGAAACCATTTGTTTGCTTCGAATGTGGAAAGAGCTTTCGGCAGAAGACTAGTCTTCTCGGCCACCAGAAGTCCCATCAGAGGTTGGTAGAGCGTAGAAAACTCACTTGGAAGACTTTATGGCCAGAAAAATGA